One window of Campylobacter sp. RM12651 genomic DNA carries:
- the dapA gene encoding 4-hydroxy-tetrahydrodipicolinate synthase — MKKEIIGAMTALITPFKNDKIDELSYEKLVKRQIANGIDAVVPVGTTGESPTLTHEEHKRCIEIAVSVCKGTNTKVLAGAGSNATHEAISLAKFAQECGADGILSITPYYNKPMQSGLYKHYEAIAKSIDIPIMLYNVPGRTGCEIASQTIIELFRNCPNIYGVKEASGNIDKCVDLLANEPKLRLVSGEDSINYPILSNGGSGVISVTSNLLPNEIANLTHEALKENYKNAKSINDKLYNINKILFCESNPIPIKAAMFIAGLLPSLEYRLPLCAPSKENLKRIEEVMKNYDIKGF, encoded by the coding sequence ATGAAAAAAGAAATAATAGGTGCAATGACAGCTTTAATAACACCATTTAAAAATGATAAAATTGATGAACTTAGTTATGAAAAGCTAGTTAAAAGACAAATAGCAAATGGAATTGATGCCGTAGTTCCTGTTGGAACCACAGGAGAAAGCCCAACTTTAACTCACGAAGAGCATAAAAGATGTATAGAAATCGCAGTAAGTGTTTGTAAAGGAACAAATACTAAGGTTTTAGCAGGTGCAGGTTCAAACGCAACTCACGAAGCAATATCTTTAGCAAAATTTGCTCAAGAGTGTGGAGCTGATGGGATTTTAAGCATTACTCCATATTATAATAAACCTATGCAAAGTGGATTATATAAACACTATGAAGCTATTGCTAAATCAATTGATATTCCTATTATGCTTTATAATGTTCCAGGAAGAACAGGTTGTGAAATAGCTAGTCAAACTATAATTGAACTTTTTAGAAATTGTCCTAATATTTACGGAGTAAAAGAAGCAAGTGGAAATATAGATAAATGCGTAGATTTATTAGCAAACGAGCCAAAACTAAGACTTGTAAGTGGAGAAGATAGTATAAATTATCCTATTTTAAGCAATGGTGGTAGTGGTGTAATTAGCGTTACTTCAAATCTTTTACCAAATGAAATTGCTAATTTAACTCACGAAGCTTTAAAAGAAAACTATAAAAATGCAAAATCTATTAACGATAAACTTTATAATATAAATAAGATTTTATTTTGTGAGAGCAACCCAATTCCAATAAAAGCAGCAATGTTTATAGCAGGATTACTTCCTAGTCTTGAATATCGTTTGCCACTTTGCGCTCCTAGTAAAGAAAATCTAAAAAGAATAGAAGAAGTTATGAAAAATTATGATATAAAAGGATTTTAA
- a CDS encoding site-2 protease family protein has translation MKNIILTFIVLAFCFWHYGASFLGTILILSFLIFFHELGHFLAAKYFKVRVLTFSIGFGKPIYVKHYKGTDYQISSVFLGGYVKMKGQDDSDPTLKNYDYDSYSVLHPFKKILILFAGPFFNLLLAFLIYISLGFIGVERLSPTIGALSEYADTKLKVNDKILEINGTKINNFYDIKPLVNDSSINVKVLRNNEILELDIKTYEGKTQNIFGEIITKPLLGIVPKNETFIEYHRDFSVFAWAFKESLDGAFLILEGLKKLILAEVSPKNIGGIISIADTTTMATTLGISKLLIITALLSINLGILNLLPIPVLDGGHIVFNLYELVFKREVNQKVFITLSYIGMFLLFSLMIFATFNDITRIIENQ, from the coding sequence ATGAAGAATATAATTCTCACTTTTATTGTTTTAGCTTTTTGCTTTTGGCATTATGGGGCTAGTTTTTTAGGCACTATTTTAATACTTTCTTTTTTGATATTTTTTCATGAATTAGGGCATTTTTTAGCTGCAAAATACTTTAAAGTTAGAGTTTTAACATTTAGCATAGGGTTTGGAAAGCCAATTTATGTGAAGCATTATAAAGGCACTGATTATCAAATATCAAGCGTGTTTTTAGGTGGATATGTCAAGATGAAAGGTCAAGATGATAGCGACCCTACTCTTAAAAATTATGATTATGATAGCTATTCGGTATTACACCCATTTAAAAAGATTTTAATTCTTTTTGCAGGTCCATTTTTTAACCTACTTTTAGCATTTTTAATCTATATAAGTTTAGGTTTTATAGGAGTTGAAAGGCTTAGTCCGACTATTGGTGCGCTTAGCGAATATGCTGATACAAAACTAAAAGTAAATGATAAAATATTAGAAATCAATGGCACTAAAATTAATAATTTTTACGATATAAAACCACTCGTAAATGATAGTAGTATTAATGTAAAAGTATTAAGAAATAATGAAATTTTAGAACTTGATATTAAAACTTACGAAGGCAAAACTCAAAATATTTTCGGAGAAATCATCACAAAACCACTATTAGGAATTGTGCCTAAAAATGAGACTTTTATAGAATATCATAGAGATTTTAGTGTATTTGCTTGGGCTTTTAAAGAGAGTTTAGATGGAGCTTTTTTAATACTTGAAGGTCTTAAAAAATTAATATTAGCCGAAGTTAGCCCTAAAAATATAGGTGGAATTATAAGCATAGCCGACACAACTACAATGGCTACTACACTTGGAATTTCAAAACTGCTAATAATCACGGCTTTATTATCAATTAATCTTGGGATTTTAAACCTATTACCTATTCCTGTGCTTGATGGCGGGCATATAGTTTTTAATTTATATGAGTTAGTTTTTAAAAGAGAAGTAAATCAAAAAGTATTTATTACACTTAGTTATATTGGAATGTTTTTATTATTTTCTTTAATGATATTTGCTACATTTAATGATATAACAAGAATTATTGAAAACCAATAA
- a CDS encoding enoyl-ACP reductase yields the protein MQEINFKDKVLVISGGTRGIGKAIVYEFAKAGCNVAFTYNSNEQIAQEIVADIEKTYKVKAKCYPFDILEPETYKDLFLKIDEDFDRVDFFISNAIITGRAVVGGYTKFMKLKPRGINNIFTATVNAFVCGAQEAAKRMEKVGGGSIISISSTGNLVHIENYAGHGTAKAAVEAMARYAATELGEKNIRVNVVSGGPIDTDALKAFTNYEEVKQATMNLSPLNRMGQPEDLAGACLFLCTDKASWVTGHTFIVDGGTTFK from the coding sequence ATGCAAGAGATTAATTTTAAAGATAAAGTATTAGTAATAAGCGGTGGAACTCGTGGTATAGGTAAGGCTATTGTGTATGAATTTGCAAAAGCAGGTTGTAATGTTGCATTTACTTATAATTCAAACGAACAAATCGCACAAGAAATCGTTGCTGATATTGAAAAAACTTACAAAGTTAAAGCTAAATGCTATCCATTTGATATACTTGAGCCTGAAACTTATAAAGATTTATTTTTAAAAATTGATGAAGATTTTGATAGAGTTGATTTCTTTATCTCAAATGCAATTATTACAGGTCGTGCAGTTGTAGGTGGATATACTAAGTTTATGAAACTTAAACCTCGTGGAATTAATAATATCTTTACAGCTACCGTTAATGCTTTTGTTTGTGGTGCTCAAGAAGCAGCTAAGAGAATGGAAAAAGTTGGCGGCGGAAGTATTATTTCAATTTCTAGCACAGGGAATTTAGTTCATATTGAAAACTATGCAGGTCATGGAACTGCTAAAGCAGCTGTTGAAGCAATGGCTAGATATGCAGCAACTGAATTAGGCGAGAAAAATATCCGTGTAAATGTTGTAAGTGGTGGTCCAATTGATACTGATGCTCTAAAAGCATTTACTAATTATGAAGAAGTAAAACAAGCTACAATGAATTTAAGCCCATTAAATCGTATGGGGCAACCTGAAGATTTAGCAGGTGCTTGTTTATTCTTATGCACCGATAAAGCTAGTTGGGTTACAGGACATACATTTATTGTAGATGGTGGAACAACATTCAAGTGA
- the pgsA gene encoding CDP-diacylglycerol--glycerol-3-phosphate 3-phosphatidyltransferase, giving the protein MNLPNLLASARIVLAPILFILLTHSNVLVNTHNIHISWINYLAALIFTIASITDFFDGYIARSWNQKTILGEILDPLADKMLTLAAFLGLMMMGRVNEILVYFILVREFFITGLRVMIVADGLKIAANMSGKIKTTFQMLAIGFLLMDWWGKDILFYLCFFFTIYSGAIYVIEYAKAKK; this is encoded by the coding sequence ATGAATTTACCTAATCTTTTGGCTAGTGCTAGGATAGTCCTAGCACCAATTTTATTTATATTATTAACGCACTCAAATGTGTTGGTTAATACTCACAATATACATATTTCTTGGATAAATTATTTAGCAGCTCTTATTTTTACTATTGCTTCTATAACTGATTTTTTTGATGGATATATTGCAAGGTCTTGGAATCAAAAAACAATTTTAGGAGAGATTTTAGACCCTTTAGCTGATAAAATGCTTACTTTAGCAGCGTTTTTAGGGCTTATGATGATGGGAAGGGTTAATGAAATTCTAGTTTATTTTATATTAGTTCGTGAGTTTTTTATAACTGGTTTAAGAGTTATGATAGTAGCTGATGGACTTAAAATCGCTGCAAATATGAGTGGTAAAATCAAAACAACATTTCAAATGTTAGCAATTGGATTTTTACTAATGGATTGGTGGGGAAAAGATATTTTATTTTATTTATGTTTTTTCTTTACTATTTATTCTGGGGCTATTTATGTAATAGAATACGCTAAGGCAAAAAAATGA
- the cysS gene encoding cysteine--tRNA ligase — protein MQFFNSQTRKKEEFTYKNECINIYVCGPTVYDDAHLGHARSSISFDLLKRVIKANGFEVKLAKNYTDIDDKLIKKMNESGKSLAEISETYIKSYEADMKALNVLEPDISPRATEYINQMISFIEKLLELKYAYRLDDGIYLNTSLDKLYLSISNKPQDDTISRLENEVDKKNASDFVLWKFDENYYKASFGTGRPGWHTECVCMILDIFPKLHIHCGGADLLFPHHENEACQCRLATKNELATFWLHNGFVNINNEKMSKSLNNSFFVKDALKEFSGETLRFYLLSTHYRQDFNYTITDLKASKKRLDKIFRVKKKLNLNELDLKTIAPNSELKAKLVEALSDDLNTSKALAIVDEWVNYANTIKANDELKNEFLAIVELLGVGVINPNEYLQNCDAKFRIQILKLIDERNEAKKNKDYAKADSIRNELSNLGVSIQDSANGVDWEIL, from the coding sequence ATGCAATTTTTTAACTCACAAACTAGAAAAAAAGAAGAATTTACATATAAAAATGAATGTATAAATATATATGTTTGCGGTCCAACCGTTTATGATGACGCACATTTAGGCCATGCAAGGTCAAGCATAAGTTTTGATTTATTAAAAAGAGTAATTAAAGCAAATGGTTTTGAAGTAAAATTAGCGAAAAACTACACAGATATTGATGATAAATTAATCAAAAAAATGAATGAAAGTGGCAAAAGTCTAGCTGAAATTAGCGAAACTTATATTAAAAGTTATGAAGCTGATATGAAGGCTTTAAATGTTTTAGAGCCTGATATTAGCCCAAGAGCAACTGAATATATTAATCAAATGATTAGTTTTATTGAAAAATTGCTTGAATTAAAATATGCTTATAGATTAGATGATGGAATATATTTAAATACAAGTTTAGATAAACTTTATTTAAGTATTTCAAACAAACCTCAAGATGATACTATCTCAAGACTTGAAAATGAAGTAGATAAAAAGAATGCAAGTGATTTTGTATTATGGAAATTTGATGAGAATTATTATAAAGCAAGTTTTGGCACAGGTCGTCCTGGTTGGCATACTGAATGTGTTTGTATGATTTTAGATATTTTTCCTAAATTACACATTCATTGTGGTGGGGCTGATTTGTTATTTCCACACCACGAAAACGAAGCTTGTCAATGTCGTTTAGCAACTAAAAACGAACTGGCTACTTTTTGGCTACATAATGGCTTTGTAAATATTAATAACGAAAAAATGAGTAAAAGTCTAAATAATAGCTTTTTTGTAAAAGACGCTTTAAAAGAATTTAGCGGAGAAACACTTAGATTTTATTTACTAAGCACTCATTATAGACAAGATTTTAATTACACAATTACTGATTTAAAAGCTTCTAAAAAACGCCTTGATAAAATATTTAGAGTGAAAAAAAAGCTTAATTTAAATGAACTAGATTTAAAAACAATAGCACCTAATAGTGAGCTAAAAGCAAAATTAGTTGAAGCTTTAAGCGATGATTTAAATACTTCAAAAGCACTTGCAATTGTAGATGAATGGGTAAATTATGCAAATACTATAAAAGCTAATGATGAGCTTAAAAATGAGTTTTTAGCTATTGTTGAATTATTAGGAGTTGGAGTGATTAATCCTAATGAATATTTACAAAATTGTGATGCGAAATTCCGTATTCAAATTCTAAAATTAATTGATGAAAGAAATGAAGCTAAAAAAAATAAAGATTACGCAAAAGCCGATAGTATTAGAAACGAATTAAGTAATTTAGGCGTAAGCATTCAAGATAGCGCTAATGGTGTTGATTGGGAGATTTTATGA
- a CDS encoding ABC transporter ATP-binding protein, with the protein MNLKEIENQNVSQLKLSYVLKRFKHYFKDYKIRFFLAIIGMILASAGTAGSAKIIEPILNKIFVEKDVTLLYILPLGVFALYFIKNLGLYMQTINMGFIGIEITKRLRQKILKKIIVMDMKFFQKHPSGELISRSLNDIGSLQNVLTNFIPDITREIITTLGLLYVVISQSPKLAFFAFIILPAAMLPIRYFIKKLKSIGIATQQNYAELTSRLNEILGNIELVKSSNAEKLELEKYKNSNENVAKLIYRGTKINAFTSPIMETFGALGVSATIIIGGMEVINGSMQIGNFFSFLTALFLIYTPVKRITSLYASLQTNLAASTRTFYLLDLEPEIKGGDENLNQEIKSLKLQNASLKYDDKLALDNVSIEFKKGEITAIIGRSGSGKSSLVNTILRFYELNSGEIKINNNNYKNYSLDSLREKIAIVTQNIYLFSDTIANNIAYANEFDEERVINALKLANAYDFISAMPDGIYTKLSEKGNNFSGGQRQRLALARAFYKNPEIIIFDEATSALDNESQNLISKSLVNIKQDKIIILIAHRLNSIAIADNILILDNSKMVGFGNDKSLENNEFYKKLKEKFEEC; encoded by the coding sequence ATGAATTTAAAAGAAATAGAAAATCAAAATGTATCCCAATTAAAATTATCTTATGTATTAAAAAGGTTTAAGCACTATTTTAAAGATTATAAAATAAGATTTTTTCTAGCAATAATAGGTATGATTTTAGCTTCAGCTGGAACTGCTGGTAGTGCTAAGATTATTGAACCGATTTTAAATAAAATCTTTGTAGAAAAAGATGTAACATTATTATATATCTTACCTTTAGGTGTGTTTGCTTTATATTTTATAAAGAATTTAGGTCTTTATATGCAAACAATTAATATGGGTTTTATAGGTATAGAAATTACAAAAAGACTAAGACAAAAAATCCTAAAAAAAATCATAGTAATGGATATGAAATTCTTTCAAAAACACCCCAGTGGAGAGCTAATATCACGCTCATTAAATGATATTGGAAGTCTTCAAAATGTGCTTACTAATTTCATTCCTGATATTACAAGAGAAATAATTACAACCTTAGGCTTACTTTATGTAGTGATTTCTCAAAGCCCAAAATTAGCTTTTTTTGCATTTATTATCTTACCTGCTGCTATGCTTCCTATTAGATATTTCATAAAAAAATTAAAAAGCATAGGAATAGCAACACAACAAAATTATGCCGAGCTTACTTCAAGACTAAATGAGATTTTAGGCAATATTGAGCTAGTTAAATCATCAAATGCTGAAAAATTAGAACTAGAAAAATACAAAAATAGTAATGAAAATGTAGCAAAATTAATCTATCGTGGAACTAAAATAAATGCCTTTACAAGCCCTATTATGGAAACTTTTGGTGCTTTAGGCGTATCGGCAACTATAATAATAGGTGGAATGGAAGTTATAAATGGCTCTATGCAAATAGGCAATTTTTTCTCATTTTTAACGGCTTTATTTTTAATATATACTCCTGTTAAAAGAATTACAAGTCTTTATGCAAGTCTTCAAACAAACCTAGCAGCTAGCACAAGGACTTTTTATTTACTTGACCTTGAGCCAGAGATTAAAGGCGGAGATGAGAATTTAAATCAAGAAATTAAAAGCCTAAAATTACAAAATGCTAGTTTAAAATACGATGATAAATTAGCTTTAGATAATGTTAGTATAGAGTTTAAAAAAGGCGAAATCACCGCAATTATAGGAAGAAGTGGTAGTGGAAAAAGCTCTTTAGTAAATACTATTTTAAGATTTTATGAGCTAAATTCTGGAGAAATTAAAATAAATAATAACAATTATAAAAATTATTCACTAGATAGCTTAAGAGAAAAAATAGCAATAGTTACACAAAATATTTATTTATTTAGCGATACTATTGCAAATAATATTGCTTATGCAAATGAATTTGATGAAGAAAGAGTAATCAATGCTTTAAAACTTGCAAATGCTTATGATTTTATAAGTGCTATGCCTGATGGAATTTATACTAAACTAAGTGAAAAAGGTAATAATTTTAGCGGCGGTCAAAGACAACGCCTAGCACTTGCAAGAGCGTTTTATAAAAATCCTGAAATAATAATTTTTGATGAAGCAACAAGTGCTTTAGATAATGAAAGTCAGAATTTAATATCAAAAAGCTTAGTAAATATTAAGCAAGATAAGATAATTATTCTAATAGCACATAGACTAAATTCTATTGCAATTGCTGATAATATTTTGATTTTAGATAATTCTAAAATGGTGGGATTTGGAAACGATAAAAGCTTAGAAAATAATGAATTTTATAAAAAATTAAAAGAAAAATTTGAAGAATGTTAA
- a CDS encoding pitrilysin family protein, with translation MNIESKVLKNGLKIYAINLNDNSGVASVNIFYKVGSSYEELGKSGIAHLLEHLSFKSTKTHKAGEFDEIIKALGGVNNACTSFDYTQYYVNIANIHIKRVLELYSSMMSELLFNKDEFYKERDVVLEEERLRVGNDAFGYLYNAIYNYAFIKTSYHWTPIGFADDIANLTPKIVKEFYTKFYAPNNACIVISGDLANIDIFGMCEEIFSKKSAKKITQNKVYEPDRTGLKEIELSFPNLNSNIFACAYKIPAFNHEDFEYLKAISIFLNLDKNSIIKNKMINEYNLCADLDFYAQSSKNENLFIIFGVCNDLVNTKSAIKQLKKLINQTKFNKFDTRTIYNQLELSINQVKSNPSALASGIGKFECFGDVNVFLNSLTSKELDYKILNQVFKKYLKDDNLTQIILKEKV, from the coding sequence ATGAATATAGAAAGTAAAGTATTAAAAAATGGCTTAAAAATTTATGCCATAAATCTAAATGATAATTCAGGTGTAGCTAGTGTAAATATCTTTTATAAAGTAGGCTCAAGTTATGAAGAATTAGGCAAAAGCGGTATAGCACATTTGCTAGAACACTTATCTTTTAAAAGCACAAAAACTCATAAGGCTGGAGAATTTGATGAGATAATAAAAGCATTAGGTGGAGTAAATAATGCTTGCACTAGTTTTGATTACACTCAATATTATGTAAATATCGCAAATATTCATATTAAAAGGGTTTTAGAATTATATTCTAGTATGATGAGTGAGTTATTGTTTAATAAAGATGAGTTTTATAAAGAAAGAGATGTAGTCCTTGAAGAAGAGAGATTAAGAGTAGGAAATGATGCTTTTGGGTATTTATATAATGCTATTTATAATTACGCTTTTATAAAGACTAGTTATCATTGGACGCCGATTGGATTTGCTGATGATATAGCAAATCTTACACCTAAAATTGTAAAAGAATTTTATACTAAATTCTATGCACCAAATAATGCTTGTATAGTAATTAGCGGTGATTTAGCTAATATTGATATTTTTGGTATGTGCGAAGAGATTTTTAGTAAAAAATCAGCAAAAAAAATCACACAAAATAAAGTATATGAGCCAGATAGAACAGGTCTAAAAGAAATAGAACTTAGTTTTCCTAATCTAAATTCTAATATTTTTGCTTGTGCTTATAAAATACCTGCATTTAATCACGAAGATTTTGAGTATTTAAAGGCTATTTCAATATTTTTAAATCTTGATAAAAACTCAATTATAAAAAATAAAATGATAAATGAATATAATCTATGTGCTGATTTGGACTTTTACGCACAAAGCTCTAAGAATGAAAATTTATTTATAATTTTTGGAGTTTGTAATGATTTAGTAAATACAAAATCAGCAATAAAGCAACTAAAAAAATTAATTAATCAAACAAAATTTAATAAATTTGATACAAGAACAATTTATAATCAATTAGAATTAAGCATAAATCAAGTAAAATCCAACCCAAGTGCTTTAGCGAGTGGAATTGGTAAATTTGAATGTTTTGGAGATGTAAATGTATTTTTAAATTCTCTAACTTCAAAAGAATTAGATTATAAAATTTTAAACCAAGTTTTTAAAAAATATCTAAAAGATGACAATTTAACTCAAATAATTTTAAAGGAGAAAGTATGA
- the murJ gene encoding murein biosynthesis integral membrane protein MurJ: MKQELIKKYFFNIFGILISRISGFCRDFLLARFLGASIYSDIFFIMIKLPSVFRTLFTEGTFNQSFLPNLAKTNRKGEFCVKILIIFIAILSLIALIVFMFSNIFTNLIAYGFDDEIKKISAPLIGLNIWYLVIIFCASFFASLLNYKGRFFITSISASIFNFACVAALLIFKDLEKLQLLKMITYFILISAFIQVIILMIALKDNKIFHSMIIYVKNLNHKNKKTSLKGFFKNFSSSLIGSSSSQLNSLVEIALASSLAHASISYLNYSTRLYQLPLALIAIAFTQVFFPSLIAYIKQGKIQNAILSIQKIFELMLLLLILAALTGYILSEEIIKLLFERGAFTNENTLECAKVLRLYILCIVPLGISKLFLAWINANYLHSIAAKISIMSCFISIIASLCLIKDFGILAFCISANISAWFILLAYLFVFSYARFFSILRPSVCLGIIFISVIFAYVLIYLKGFLNAIF; encoded by the coding sequence ATGAAACAAGAACTAATAAAAAAATATTTTTTCAATATTTTTGGTATTTTAATATCAAGAATAAGTGGCTTTTGTAGAGATTTTTTACTAGCTAGATTTTTAGGGGCTAGTATTTATTCTGATATATTTTTTATAATGATAAAGCTTCCGAGTGTTTTTAGAACCTTATTTACCGAAGGCACATTTAATCAAAGCTTTTTACCAAATCTAGCCAAGACTAATCGTAAAGGCGAATTTTGTGTAAAGATACTTATAATTTTTATAGCTATACTTAGTTTAATAGCCTTAATTGTTTTTATGTTTTCTAATATCTTTACTAATCTAATAGCCTATGGTTTTGATGATGAGATTAAAAAAATATCAGCACCTTTAATCGGGCTTAATATTTGGTATTTAGTGATTATTTTTTGTGCTTCGTTTTTTGCGTCTTTACTTAATTATAAAGGTAGATTTTTTATAACTAGCATAAGCGCTTCTATTTTTAATTTTGCCTGTGTAGCTGCTCTTTTAATATTTAAAGATTTAGAAAAATTACAATTGCTTAAAATGATTACTTATTTTATTTTAATAAGTGCTTTTATTCAAGTAATTATTTTAATGATTGCTTTAAAGGATAATAAAATCTTTCATTCTATGATAATTTATGTAAAGAATTTAAATCATAAAAATAAAAAAACTTCTCTTAAAGGCTTTTTTAAAAATTTTAGCTCATCTTTAATTGGCTCATCAAGTTCGCAATTAAACTCATTGGTTGAAATTGCTCTAGCTAGTTCATTAGCTCACGCAAGTATTTCATATCTTAATTATTCAACTAGACTTTATCAACTCCCATTAGCCTTAATTGCTATAGCTTTTACTCAAGTATTTTTCCCAAGCTTAATTGCTTATATTAAACAAGGAAAAATTCAAAATGCTATTTTAAGTATTCAAAAAATATTTGAATTAATGTTGCTTTTATTAATACTTGCTGCATTAACAGGCTATATTTTAAGCGAAGAGATAATTAAACTCTTATTTGAGCGTGGAGCATTTACAAATGAAAACACACTTGAATGTGCTAAAGTCTTAAGGCTTTATATATTATGTATAGTTCCACTTGGAATTTCAAAATTATTTTTAGCTTGGATAAATGCAAATTATTTACACTCAATTGCTGCTAAGATTTCAATAATGTCTTGTTTTATAAGTATAATTGCAAGTTTATGTTTGATAAAAGATTTTGGTATTTTAGCGTTTTGTATAAGTGCTAATATTTCTGCTTGGTTTATACTACTTGCTTATCTTTTTGTGTTTTCTTATGCTAGATTTTTTAGTATTTTAAGACCTAGCGTTTGCTTAGGAATTATCTTTATTAGTGTAATATTTGCTTATGTTTTAATATATTTAAAAGGATTTTTAAATGCAATTTTTTAA